In Thermodesulfobacteriota bacterium, a single genomic region encodes these proteins:
- a CDS encoding diacylglycerol kinase family protein, with the protein MRRIGVIFNPFAYINRKGTEKQLYRIKEALDESALVCVTKNEGDIHSALEEFYKEGITILGISGGDGTISSVLTSYINLFDDRDLPLVVPLKGGTMNMIIGDAGLRGDQISVCKELLRCIKSKRQIPTIERGLIRVIDPRYEYNKYAFTWVDGFLYRFTKWYYREGGGVGLALKLILKAAITSFTNSTHDLFDEVESRVYLNDEKIPFESHLFILAASVKRLVFGFRVFTDELVPGKKFGMLYIRLPYFRKALYRFPIALYKGLKSDATRNFMNQSLQSLTVEGNRGYIIDGEVHDSDKAIDIRLEAGPKIRIFSPKDVAGFV; encoded by the coding sequence ATGAGACGCATCGGTGTTATATTCAACCCATTTGCATATATAAACAGGAAGGGGACAGAAAAACAACTCTACAGGATTAAAGAGGCCCTTGATGAAAGCGCATTGGTTTGCGTTACAAAGAATGAGGGCGACATACACTCAGCTCTGGAGGAGTTTTACAAGGAAGGTATAACGATACTCGGTATCAGCGGAGGGGACGGAACAATAAGTTCTGTTCTCACTTCCTATATAAACCTTTTTGACGATAGAGACTTACCATTAGTCGTTCCTCTAAAAGGAGGAACGATGAATATGATTATAGGCGATGCAGGACTTAGAGGTGACCAAATTAGTGTTTGTAAGGAATTGCTTCGATGTATAAAGAGCAAACGGCAAATCCCTACGATTGAACGAGGACTCATAAGGGTAATAGACCCGAGATATGAGTACAATAAATATGCCTTCACCTGGGTTGACGGTTTTCTCTATAGATTCACCAAATGGTACTACAGAGAAGGCGGAGGTGTAGGATTAGCGCTTAAATTGATTCTCAAAGCGGCTATTACGTCCTTCACAAACTCAACCCATGACCTCTTTGATGAGGTCGAGTCGAGGGTTTATCTAAACGATGAGAAAATCCCATTTGAAAGTCACCTTTTTATACTGGCAGCCTCGGTTAAAAGATTGGTTTTTGGTTTCAGGGTCTTCACAGATGAGTTAGTACCGGGAAAAAAATTCGGTATGCTCTATATAAGACTTCCATATTTTAGAAAAGCACTCTATCGCTTCCCAATAGCTTTATATAAGGGTCTTAAATCCGACGCTACGAGGAATTTCATGAATCAATCATTACAAAGCTTAACAGTAGAAGGAAACAGGGGATACATAATTGATGGAGAGGTTCATGACTCGGATAAAGCGATAGACATAAGGCTTGAAGCCGGCCCTAAGATAAGGATATTTTCACCTAAAGATGTTGCAGGCTTTGTCTAA
- the chrA gene encoding chromate efflux transporter — MTANAPKHSVAFRDAFWVWVKVAIYSFGGPAGQIAVMHRILVEEKRWVSENRFLHALNYCMLLPGPEAQQLATYIGWLLHKTIGGLVAGILFVLPGFISILVLSIFYAGFQDTTLVRALFFGLKPAVMAVVVEAVIRIGKRALKNEVMIILAGLAFVAIFFFDVPFPIIIVSAGLIGFIGGKLREDKFYVIKGHESKSGESVGQEGFVITDDVANHTQPSPLRAFRVAVICLLLWFAPLALLISIYGKDSVFVTEGVFFSKAAVVTFGGAYAVLAYIAQEAVNTYDWLEPGEMLDGLGMAETTPGPLIMVVQFVGFMGAYRHPGTLDPLIAGVLGSVITTWVTFVPCFLWIFLGAPYIEYLRGNKSLSTALSAITAAVVGVILNLAVWFSLHTLFKVVNEIHTLGMRLQVPVLHSIDLVSLLIAIGAFVAMFHYRLSMIPTLTGSAFIGLVYYLVFRS, encoded by the coding sequence ATGACCGCCAATGCTCCTAAACACTCAGTCGCTTTTCGAGACGCTTTCTGGGTCTGGGTCAAAGTGGCTATATATAGTTTCGGAGGGCCGGCCGGCCAGATAGCGGTGATGCACCGTATCCTGGTGGAAGAGAAGCGCTGGGTCAGCGAAAACCGTTTTTTGCATGCGCTCAACTACTGCATGTTGCTTCCCGGCCCCGAGGCACAGCAACTAGCCACATATATAGGTTGGCTTTTGCACAAAACAATAGGAGGACTGGTTGCTGGAATTCTTTTTGTCCTGCCGGGTTTCATCTCCATATTGGTGCTAAGCATTTTCTACGCCGGATTCCAGGATACAACTTTGGTACGGGCGCTTTTCTTCGGCCTAAAGCCGGCGGTGATGGCCGTGGTGGTCGAAGCGGTGATTCGCATCGGTAAACGGGCGCTCAAGAATGAAGTGATGATTATTCTAGCCGGATTGGCTTTTGTGGCCATATTTTTCTTCGATGTTCCATTTCCCATCATAATCGTATCGGCGGGATTGATCGGTTTTATCGGAGGTAAACTTCGAGAGGACAAATTCTATGTGATTAAGGGACACGAATCTAAGAGCGGTGAAAGCGTCGGACAGGAAGGTTTTGTCATAACCGACGACGTGGCGAACCACACTCAACCCTCCCCATTGCGTGCTTTTCGGGTGGCAGTGATTTGCTTGCTTTTGTGGTTTGCCCCCTTGGCTCTCTTGATTTCAATTTATGGTAAGGACAGCGTATTCGTAACCGAGGGTGTTTTCTTCAGCAAGGCTGCCGTAGTCACGTTTGGCGGGGCTTATGCCGTGCTGGCTTACATTGCCCAAGAGGCGGTGAATACTTATGATTGGTTGGAACCAGGAGAGATGCTTGACGGACTGGGTATGGCGGAAACGACCCCGGGGCCATTGATCATGGTTGTGCAGTTCGTCGGTTTCATGGGAGCGTATAGACATCCGGGCACATTAGACCCTTTGATAGCCGGGGTGCTTGGCTCGGTCATCACAACCTGGGTGACTTTTGTCCCTTGTTTCCTTTGGATCTTCCTCGGCGCGCCTTATATCGAATATCTTCGCGGGAACAAATCGTTGAGCACGGCCCTGTCTGCCATCACTGCAGCAGTAGTAGGAGTTATCCTGAACCTGGCGGTATGGTTCTCGCTTCATACTCTCTTCAAGGTGGTAAACGAGATACATACACTGGGAATGCGCCTTCAGGTTCCGGTGTTGCATAGCATAGATTTAGTCTCTCTCTTGATTGCCATCGGGGCATTTGTGGCCATGTTCCACTACCGGCTGAGCATGATTCCCACCCTCACCGGCAGCGCATTTATCGGTCTTGTTTACTACCTGGTATTCAGGAGTTAG